The Musa acuminata AAA Group cultivar baxijiao chromosome BXJ3-6, Cavendish_Baxijiao_AAA, whole genome shotgun sequence region atagatttaagATAAAATCAAGTATGGAATATGGACAAATGTGACGGCACTGCTACACGAGGAGGAGACTTCATAGCTCAGGCTGAGCATTGTTTCACCCAGAAATCTGTACATTTACCTCAGTAGCAGATCAACAAGGCAAAGTATGGAGAAGGATCTGTAGGAGAAATTAAGGAGATACATAGTAAGGCAGAACAACAGAACGCAGGTGTGGTGGCGATCGGATGGCAAGTGCTCTACAGAGCAGAGGAAGGGTTCTACAAGCCCTTGGCACCTGGAATGTCGACCCACTGCAGCTGCAGCTCGACTTCACCTCGTTCCACATCTTTGAGCCTGAGAGCGAGGTCTTGAGTCACCTGCCCATGGCACCAGCGCACAACGCTCTCTTCCGCCAAACAGTTCTGTCTGCAGGGCACCACCTTCCGTATTATGGTGCCCTCGGGAACGCCTTGCGGGTTCATCTTCACGGCCTCCAGAAATGGGCGGATGTCGAACTCCGCATGGCCCATGGCGTCATCCTTGGTGAACCGGTCCTTGTCGAACACTTGCTGCACGCAGTCACCGGTGGAAGATGATGAAGCATTAATGACTAGGAAGATGAAATATAGTATCGCTCGAATTCTTAGTTTGGAACACACAAGCCTGACTGGAAGTGAAGGATCCTCGATGCAGAGTGTCAAGTCTTCGTTCCAAACAGGATTAGTATTCTTTTTTATTACTCTGGTCTTCAATTTCTGCAGCAAAATGAAGAAGAATGAGAAGAACAACCGAAGAGAAAACCACTAGATGCATCATATGTTCTGGATGGCTCGGCGGCAAAGAATGATGCCAGGTTTTGATCAGTATCATTCAATAACCATCATACTGCAGCATCGAAAGGTTGTCAAGAACTTGAAACGCCAAAGCTAGCAGAACTCAGAGGAACAGGAGAGAAGAGATTGGGGAGGAGAACCTGTTTGCCCATTCGGAGGACGACGTAAGGGTCGCTGGTGGTGACATCTCGCACGGCGAGGTTTACGCCTCTCGCCACCCGCACCCTCAGCAGCCCCAGCAAGTGCTCCACCATCacgcccctcctcctcctcccaagcCGCTATCGGTCTCCCACCACAGCAAGAGTCGAGCTGCTCATATAGAGGAAGAGAACGAAACAAAGGAGGTGGCAGAAACGTGCCAGCAAAAAAGAATACTACTGCAACGCACGTTATGATGCTTCagtctcttttatatatatatatatatatatatatatatatatatatatatatatatatatatatatatatatatatatatatatatatatatatatatatatatatataatactcatTTTGTTATCtgtacaataataaaaaaattatagcaCAGGAAGAAATAAATGTAATACAACAATATGTCTAAATCTCAATATACAATATCCAAGTTCTTCCTACAGTTCATTGCCCTTCAGTTTCCGCTTTCAAattctgaaaacaaaaaaaatacagttcaacttgaaacattctaacAGAGTATAAATGAATCTTCGCAAAAAGTTGTCATGAACAAGAATGAATAGCCTGATAAGTTGCAGACATCCGAcgtaaaagaagagaagaaaattatgAAAAATCTATTTATTATGCTGAAAGCCACGGgatattttgttcatcatgaaGCAATGGCTGGTCCATGAAAATATGAGATAATTGGAAGAAAAGCCAATGACATCTTTAAATCATAGCAAACTCATGGCGGCACAAAAATACTTGATCGGTGCTAATTGTTCAATTTTTAGAATAGGAACCACATACAGAGATGCATTTATCCTTCATAGAGCATGTTATTGGTTTAGTGACAATATCTGTAGATCAATTGTTTTCTGTAAGCAAAGAGTACCATCTTCTGAAAAATATAATGGACCATGGCTGCCCGTCGATACAATGCCACTGAAGAAAAAACTAGCTTGTAGAAGAAAGAAGCACTGGAAGAAAAAAATCTTCAAACTGAACCAAttctttgaagaacaaaaagaaacttGCAGCCTTCCTTGTGCATTAAATTTTGCTCAAAGCATGTGACTTGAGGGGAAACATGGTTGCTGAAATTTAAGAATCTTCAAACGAACTGATGGATCCTAACAGAATcctcaaatcattgatgtcatcgATCACTCCCATGTATTCTGATCTTTGATTATGTATCTCAGCATCCAATGCTGCAATCATTCAGAAATTAATGTTTGTATTAGCATATGACAAAGTGAGTTGCATGTCTGCCTTATACTAAGATATTAATTACAAAAtcataattttaacttttaaagGCCAATGTACCAGAAATTCATCTAAACACAGAAAGTCGACAACATAAACTATCAAATAATACACCTTCAGGGATTTCCATCAAATACACTGTTGATAAAGGAAATAAAATAAAGTCCTTATGAATTATTGATGCTCTTTAAAAATTCAGCTTTGTGAGCAAATATCTTCGGTTCAATTACATTAGCTCTTAAACAGCCCCTATCATGTTTCATTTCCACTTCTTTGCACTTCCAAATGGCTAGCAGTACCATGTGGCAGTATCAAACAACTTAAAACACTGTTTTCCAGCTTTAACATTCCATCAATTATTGTTAACCTTTATTTCCATTATGGCATGACCAAATTATTAGTCTCTGTCATCTTCATATTAGCCTCTCAGCAACACTGAACACAaattttttaagttatttcagaTATAAAAGTTATCTGTCCTCCACCACAAAACTTAATGCAATGTATAGCCAACTTTCACCACAGTCCCATGGTACCTACGTCATGTAATGTTGTGTTTTCAAGTTGTGGACCAACGAAGAGAACAATCCTATCTCTCTGGTGGGCAAAAACCATCACCCATCATATGACTCACAGTCCAAATAAGCTGTAAGCTTGCGAATGAACCAGAATAAGGATCCAGTACTCTCATCTTGTGGCTCGTGCAACGTGAACCGTCTTTAGCTTTAACCAATATGTATTTGAGTCTTAGTTTGATTAGCGACAGTCTTGATAACGATTTTCTGTAGCAAAAGGCAAGAACTGGGAGTCACAAGAAACATATATTACCATAAAGAGAaaaaacataagaacaaatagtgTAGAACTTTTACACCTATCACAGGTAGGATTTAAGAAAGAAATATTCTATGACAAGAAATGATTAACTAATTACCTGAATTAGACTTGTGAATTTCTTGAAGAATCTCTTCAATAAGTTCCTCAGTAGAATTTTCTAGGGCAGTCATTTTCTTAGTCACAGTTTGTTTCTCATTTTCAAGTGCCTTTTTTTCTGATAAAAGGCGACTTAATTCGTTATTTTTCGCAATTGTCATATCATCTTGAAATTCACAACATTGAAGAATGAACTTTtccctaataaaaaaaatataaaaatcaaaatttgaCCTTACAAGATTATTCACTGATCACATTCTTGAGGGATCAAAATAAAGGTACAATTCTGATAATAAGAACATAAAAATTTACATACATTTGGAACTAATATTATTCGATCATCTGGAAAAGGCAAcacaaggaacacattcttaagaTGGCTTATCAATCAAATATACGATACTAGAATGAACAAATATGGCGTTAGGGACATAAAAATCTATGAAATTTGAAATCAACAGTAAAGGTACAGACATAGTCATCATAGTTATTTAAGGAATATGTCAAAAGTGGACAAAATAAGaatatgtatcataaatgcttagaTAAAAAAATGCTAACAATATGCTGAATGATTAAGGActactctcatgtttaagatgctTCGGTGAAGAGAGAAGTGAACCACTAAAAAATTTACCATTGCAAGCACTTAGTTGAAAATATTTCAGGTTTCATAGGAATCATGACAAGGGAATTTTGTTGAACGACCTCAGCTTGCCGTGTCTGTGTCATTTCTTGGGTTTCCAAAATCCTAGACACTCCAAATGGCAAATCCAAGAATTCGAGTAGAAACATGAATATAGACATGTATTGTCAGTTTTTCAATGAGGTAAAACTAATGTTCTAGTTCATCTACGTAATAAATACTGAAGACATTTTATAACCTTAAGCTCATTCTGTAATTATGGTTCACTATCTGTTTTCCGATTGAAGAGAAAAGATCATGCAGTTTcaagataataaaaaaacaaaaaaatggcAACAGAGATGAACTAAGAATAATCGATTAAAAATCTCCATACGTAAGAACATATATAAGTTGCAAATGAAGATTCCAGGAAATACCTTTTATCATAAATTCTTTTCTCAATGATATCACGGTTAATCTTTAGAGATCCTGATTCCCTTTCCATTGATTCTGCAGAGGCCCTTGAAATGGCTGTTCAGAGAGGAATATCAGGTGTAAgcaaatgaatattttataatttttcttatgCTTACTATAGTATTCATATTTCAGGTTTTGACAATAGCAAATCACCAACAAGCAAAATTTAGGACAAGTTAAAAGACAACAAACTTAACTAGTTAAAAAGAATAAGTATCAGAGTAACTAAAAATGGCCCCTTGATGTGCCCCATGCGATAGGTAACAGCTGACAGTCAATTGACTTCAGTCTTGTGCCAATGAGGGGACCGGAACCACTAAAATAAAACGAGCATGGTGGAAGACTATCCAGACTTGATCCACCATGAGATCCAAGAGTGTACTGGGCTGTATGTGGCAATATAAAAAGGATGTCAGAATTTGTATGTGAAAGATAGTTATATCCAAGGAGTCGCAGCAAGTGTGCTGGGCACCTTACTGAGATATACATTTTTGTTTCAGCCCCTGAATGGCACAAGCACAATACTCTATTCATTGTCAAACAAGAACTCTAGGCAAGAGAACCCGGAAAGTATGAATTAAAAGAGACATTAGTCTAAATTAGTCAGACTAACTATAAATAAGAATATGAAGAAAACATCATAAGCACAAACCATTACCAGCTACTTGGATTGAAGCTTCAAGCTCAAAACCCCTAATTGTTATGATCTTTGACAACTCACATTCCCTCATGATATGACCATCTTCAATTTCAGAAAGCTTTAAAATTTCTGACTCAATTTCTCTTGTCCTCTGAATATTCTTCTCAATCTCTTCATTGACCTACCGAACACCATTCAGAACAATCCATTACTATCTTGAAAATAGCTTGTCAGTTTTGCTTCCTGTCCAGGAAAACAAAGATTCTGAGACAAACTATTATAGTttataagaaatattaaaaaagcaAGTTCACAAGAGAAGGAAAGTCGAAAAATGCAAGGAATTTGGCAAATCTGGATGCCACAATTATCAAATGGCTATTAGTATTCTTAAATTTAACATGACATCACACCGAGTCATCCGGTGGTAACAAGGAATAACTAGTTGAGTTACAATCGGCAAAGAATGAGATCTAACCAACTAAATGTCGTGCCTAGTTAGAAACAATATCATAAAACATCACTAACATAATGGGTTAATTTGACATCCAGGATTGCTGAAATATTGAGGCCGTTTACATATTTAGGTTGGTTAAGATCTATTAGACATGGCCGGTCTATTGAATCCAAGAATGTCTTTACCTCCTTGTCAGTTTTAGTAATTCAACCTACCACTCAAGTCACTTGATTTCTTGCATTTTCGATTTCAAGAATTATGAGCGAACTAGAAAAATGCACTTTCCaactattcttcttctttggcattaCCAATCAAGCTTGCTAGATTTGTGAGTCGTAGAACAACTTTTCCAATCAAACGTAAACGAAAGGAACACAAACGAAAAATGCTATATCAGGTTGCTTGCATCCGTAAAGCTGCCTCATAAATATGGTGAATGACCAATGCATATCACTTACCTAATAACGTAAGATGCGAGGATTTCTCcaataacaattcatcatactgTTTAACATCAGAAATTGAACCCGTAATCCACCAAACAATAATCGGGAAACCTGTTCAGGTTCTGGTTTGGTAGGTTTGTCTAGGATATGGAAGACCTAAATCGTCCTGGATGGAGAGATAAAGCGACAAAGAGGCAAGGCGATAGATGTTTGTTGAATTGACttgacaggagagagagagagagagactcgtcACCTGGTCGAGCATGTCCTTAAAAGAGGATATCTCGCGAAGAATGGCGCCGGAGTCCTCCATCGTGTTCGACATGTCGATCACGGGAAGAGCGAGGAAAGGCGAGGTCAGAGCCCACTGACTCGGGTGCGCTTCCAAGGAGATACGCCCGCTATGTGTTCGAAACAAATTCTTTGGGAAATTTCCGAAAAAGCCCTTTCATTTTTCCTTTTCCTCGCTTAAGTTCTCGTTCTATTAGTTTCTGTTACTTAAAAGCAGTCTCCTCGCTGGCAGCTGACGTGGCATAAATAGAAACGGATAGAATAATTctcaaataacaaaaagaattaaTCAATTTACCCAAAAATCCCTTAGTAATCCAAATAAtactcttatatttattttttaccaacaatatcttttttatttaatatatggaCGATGTACTTGAATCAATTTGTTTGATGCCAAATAGATTTGTGGGTTAGTTTGGTTCAATCGAGTTGTCTCGATGAATTCGAGtacgttgaatctcggattttgataataaaatcaattgataagtgtttatgatttgatctgcgttttgagtgatgcaggatgcttcgataaggatgagacaattaaagcaggaataatcatgttgggccagaagaAAAATGTCaacagattggacgtcgagccggtggatcggtcaacgtatcgacagaaggctttaggtcatggattcgggcatcgggtcaagaagagcggatattgagccaaggatatcgaagttgcagagtcaactagccgattgggcaataggccgcaagagaggacggtgcaccgaagaatcggacgaagcgtcgatggaccaatgacatgccggacaacatgattcatgcttagtaataattgtctagatcgaagtgtgttttacatgtgcaggattaactacgataataaggcataaagccaaatgaagtctcggagtcaaggacgcgatttcgttgggagttcgagagttcgtcggaagtccaaaagttcatcgaaagttctataggaaccaaccgagaagtctaggagcttgccggaagaagctcatcggaactcgccaagaaaatcgttgtgaagtctaagagcttgtcgggagtcagctagaacattaccgagagatcgtcaaaagttcgtcggaagctcgccggaagaaactaagacTTACATAtttatttagcttaagtatgtcttagattttgtaatTAGCATGTATTTGGATTTGGAATTGGGCAAACCCAATtatgggtcagttgggcccatacAAGGACTGTGTTGGACCCAATAAAAGGCTCAAACAATTACCTAAGAGGTGAAACCGtcgtgacacaatctccgagactttgtcaggcagtggtaccgctagtctgggcaatggtactacccctggcagggtgctaagcgatggtaccatcagtctgggtagtggtactgcccagcacagcctcccaggcagtggtaccgctagactgggcggtggtactgcccagtgtagtgttagtgtcagactaacactagcggtggtaccgcccaacatagatggtggtaccactcggacccaggaaacccaggatgagatgtttttaggctacaagtttaaatcaacttgaagcttacaaataccactctcatccttggttaacatacacatgcacagagaatttaaagagggtaaaacgctgttgtaatctcttgtgagaatcctcctcttatagtctaagtgttaaaatagtttgagagaagagtgagtgcttgtaagggttgtctcctaaactcggtaaaaggagaagaggggtgtaagaatgagattaatcttcgcctattaaagaaagatcgatagtggatgccggtggcctcgacggaagaggaatcagaagagtggatgtagggcacgatgatcgaaccactttaaatcggtttgcatttctgttttgctatttatcttaactgcaaattgctttccttgctttacatcaactacacttatgtatgctttcaatttaaagatatttccgaaATGATTTCCGTCGAAAttagattttatcatacgaaggtttttcaaaccgacgtaatttttaccgctgcactaatttaccccccctcttaatgccgactcttttcctaacagagtCAAATCCATTTGATTAACTCATGAATCATTTCTTTCGCCTCTTTTTCCATGTGTTCCTCCTTTCTCTTTCTTGTTTTTTCAtcgtattttatttttaattatcttttATTGTTCCCTCCCTCGTCTGCCTCGAACTCTTTACGATTTATCTATAAAATTTATTACATTTGAGTTACACTAGAGTAATAGCTAAGTTATATTCAttcatataatttattaaaaatatattacttttatataaaatattttaaatttatcataaaaattttagaagcATATTTTAGTAAAATTATCAAAGTtgtgataattttattttaaaattatttaattttttaaaaaataagatagATGATTTAGTTTAAGTTAGTTCAGTTTGAAGTGCCACTAAGCcaacataaaaaatataagatataagattttatgattagttttatgaagaataattttatataaaaattaatatattttaaagaatATCTTAAGTTTTTTTAGTTTCGTaataattttaagataattttataccTTAATTAATCCATTTAGAGCTGAACGAGTTAATCCATTTTTATGCACGATtactaaccaaaaaaaaaaaagaagaagataaactTCATCACCTGCCATTGACAATGTGGTCATCAATGACTGCTATTTTAAGCGAGTCATTTCATCAAATACTCTGTCTACATCGTCTACCATCTTATACGTTTGACTTCTCTTGAACGAGGCGATACGGTACGTCACTGTCTCGGGATGCCAAACCCCtctgatacgtcaaccgatcataACGAAGGGTCTCAACAGTCGTCCACAGAGACGACGGCGACCGTCTCGTCGCGCAGTCATTTCCGTGCTGCTTTCTCGTTCTAATAATAAACGAGTGAATTCGGGTGTAGTTTTCGAGGTATTCCCCACCCCGCTCCCTCCTTTGACGAAGGGGCGAATCCGTGCCATGTTTTCGACGCAGCTCGGCGTGCTCGGTCGCTCGACGATTCCACAGCGCGCCTTGGAATTCGTGGgccaggagaggaggaggaggacgtcaGAACTGAGAACTCCACTTCGACTGCAGGTTACTTGTGCCAGACCAGAGCAGAGAGGTGAACTCGCCACGGTGGGTCCTCCCCACCGTCAGATCCAATTCGTAGGCGGTGGATTTTGTCGCGGAATCACGGCGTCGCCATGTGTTTAGAATCCAAAGCTGGATTTGATCGAGTAATCCGGTCGGCAGCTTCGTTCTCGCTTTGGTTTGGGGATGGCCAAGATAAAATTGGGCgctttcatcttcttctttccttttcctgTGTCATCTTCCTCTGTCTGACTTGAACATTTCTTTCGTGATCCTTCCTTCGGTCTTCTTTGGGCGGCTCCTCGTTTCCCCGGTCTTCTGCGATCGCTATCCCCATCTACATTGGCAGTTCTCGACGCATCCGGGAGCACCACTCCGCCTCTGTTTCTCTCTCCATATAAACGAAAGAGGAAGATCCGTGTAGCCATGGCGGCCAACAAGTTCGCGACCGTCTTGCACAGGAACGGCAACAAGATAGCGGTGGTACTCGCGTACGCCGTCCTGGAATGGACCCTCATCCTGCTGCTCCTGCTCAACGGGCTCTTCGCCTACCTCATCGCCCGGTTCGCGGACTTCTTCGGCCTCAAGCCCCCCTGCGTCTTCTGCTCCCGGGTGGACCACTACTTCGAGCACCGGGCCGATGGTCGCGGACGCCGCCAGCGTGGCGCCTGCCGCGACCTACTCTGCGACGAGCACGCCGCCGAGGTCGCAGGGATGGGTTACTGCGCCCGCCATCAGCGGCTGGCGGAGGCCGGGGATATGTGCGAGGACTGCTGCCCGTCGTCGTCGCGGCCCGTGGAGACCGCGGTGCTGTCTTGGATGAAGCGGAGCGAGGAGGGGGCGAAGGATCTGCGGTGCTCGTGCTGCGACGTCGTCATCGAGAGCGGATTCTACTCGCCCTACCTCTTCTTCAAGCCTTATTGGGACGTGTCGGAGAATGACCAGAAGGGGAATTCGGTTGAGGAGATTGCGGTGGGCGATCGCGAGGAGGGTTTCGAGGAAgacgccatctttggtcgagaaaAGGTGAAAAAGTGGGAGTTGGTACCTCCAGATCCATCTGATCGATGCCATGAAaaggaggaggatgatgatgaaGAGAAGGTGGGAAGAAAGGAGGCAACGTGCGCTGCCGATTCAGAGAGGGCGGCGgaggaacaagaagaagaagaggccctCATCCAATCCTCCGACGCCTGCTGTTTGGTTGACGACCCTTCCTTTGAAGTCCTCACTCGGCGTCTGGGAAACATATGCGATGACGATGAGGAACGGTTGGTTCCGGTACAGCTGATCGACTCTGCAACCATGACGAAGAGCCCTGCTTCGTTTGTGCTCAGTAAACAACGCCAGCAAGAGCTTGGGCTTGTTGGAGGGGAAAAAGATGGCGGGGTAGTCGACATCGGAAGCATCGCAGAGGAGAGGAAACCGGTGGCTTTCGCTGCAGAGAGGACTGATGCCATGGCTCTTGATATCGGGAGCATTACAGAgaaaaatggattggattcttttACAAAGATGGCTGATATTGTTGAAGTGAATCCTTTGGGGAATGTTGGAGCTGTGCAAGAAGCAAAAGTTCTTGATGTTGGATGCGTTATGGAAGAGGTGAAACCATTGGCCTCAGATGCAGGGAGCGATGATATCTTTGGAGAGAATTGTTCTGTTGATGTTGCAGCAGACCAACATGCTGATGATGTTGACATGAGAAGCATGGCGACAGAGGTCTCTGCCGGAGAAGCAGCTGATACTGTTACTGATAATTCTTCCGACATACACGAAGCTCAACAATGTGCCATGACTGTTGATGAAAGAAGCATATCAGAGGAAAAGGCATTGCCCTCTTCTAAACAGAAAGCTGATACAATTGAAGAGAGTTCTTCTGAGATGGATGGAGCCCAACAACTCACCATATCAGGAGAGGAAAAGGCATTGGCCTCTCCCGAAGAGAGGGCTGATACCATTGTAGAGAATTTTTCTGAGATGAATGGAGTTCAACAATGTGAAATCACTCTTGATACAGGGAGCGTCTTAGAAGATGAAAAGATACCATTGTCTAGGATGGAAGGGGATGATATCGTCAAACAGAATTCCATATATCTTCATGCTTCATCTGATCATCAAACCATTGCTCCTCAAGCAACATCAGTTAGATCACTTGAAGATGTTGTTCAAGTGGAATCATTAAGGAGCGCGGAAGATCTTCCTGAAACAAAAGGTAAGATGATTCACTTTAGGAAAGCAATTTTAGTCCTTATTTTGTTGATATAGTTAATCATATTTTATGTGCTTATCAATATTGCTATCTTCTTGTTGTAAACATAcattttattgatgactatagattTTGAAGAAGACAACAAATTGATCGATGTGGACACTGGTTGTGGAATATCTACAGGAAGTGAGATATGCAACCAGGAAAACAGTGATCATGCACATCCTCTTGAGCCAATTTTATTGTCAGAAAGATCAAAAGATCAACTCTCAGAGAGCTATAATGAGATGACTACTATAGACCAAGGTACCAGCTTCAGATCATCCCTTTTATGAATCTTCAAGATAATCAAATTTTCATTTTCATATGACCGCACGGTCATACGCTTAACTCTTATGTGCTAAttattgcctcctctttgttgaagAAATATTGGTTACTGAAACTGAACCAATGGTGGTGACTGCTGCACAAAGGCCAGACCATGTTGCTGTGTTTGCAGACAATAATGAGATTGAGGAGGAGAGAGTACCTGAGACGCCAACTTATCTTGATGGTATTCATGGTTTAATTAAAAGTTTTTTTCTTGGAAGGAGAGAATCGGGAACAGAGTCTCTAGATGGAAGCGTTGCCGGTGAGTTTGAAGGATGTGATACATTGACCGTAGATCAGCTTAAAGCTGCTTTGAAGGCAGAACAAAAAGCTCTGAGTGCATTATATACTGAGCTTGAGGAAGAGAGAAGTGCCTCTGCCATTGCTGCAAACCAAACAATGGCAATGATAACCAGGCTTCAACAAGAGAAAGCTGCTATGCAGATGGAAGCATTGCAATATCAGCGGATGATGGAAGAACAGTCGGATTATGACCAGGAAGCATTGCAACTTTTAAATGAGCTGATGAtgaagagggagaaggagaaaCAAGACTTGGAGAAGGAGCTAGAAGTGTACAGAAAGAAAATTCTTCGATACAAGGCCAAGGAGAGTAGACAAACCGCAAAGCACAAGGTCAATGGTATTGCTGGAACATTCTCTACTTCATCAAGTGCTGAAGACAGTGATGATCTCTCCTTCGAGGTCCATGAAGGGAACGGGTTTGCGTATGATCCTGATGAAAACAATCAAAATACTCTTGTTGATGATGTGTTAAGTTCAGGGGCAAATCAAGGCACTGCAACGCATACAATCACACTTAGGGAATCGTTGGATGATTTTGAGGAAGAGAGG contains the following coding sequences:
- the LOC103988281 gene encoding uncharacterized protein LOC103988281 isoform X2, yielding MSNTMEDSGAILREISSFKDMLDQVNEEIEKNIQRTREIESEILKLSEIEDGHIMRECELSKIITIRGFELEASIQVAAISRASAESMERESGSLKINRDIIEKRIYDKREKFILQCCEFQDDMTIAKNNELSRLLSEKKALENEKQTVTKKMTALENSTEELIEEILQEIHKSNSENRYQDCR
- the LOC103987226 gene encoding GTPase activating protein 1-like; the encoded protein is MVEHLLGLLRVRVARGVNLAVRDVTTSDPYVVLRMGKQKLKTRVIKKNTNPVWNEDLTLCIEDPSLPVRLQVFDKDRFTKDDAMGHAEFDIRPFLEAVKMNPQGVPEGTIIRKVVPCRQNCLAEESVVRWCHGQVTQDLALRLKDVERGEVELQLQWVDIPGAKGL
- the LOC103988281 gene encoding uncharacterized protein LOC103988281 isoform X3 → MSNTMEDSGAILREISSFKDMLDQVNEEIEKNIQRTREIESEILKLSEIEDGHIMRECELSKIITIRGFELEASIQVAAISRASAESMERESGSLKINRDIIEKRIYDKRKSLSRLSLIKLRLKYILVKAKDGSRCTSHKMRVLDPYSGSFASLQLIWTVSHMMGDGFCPPER
- the LOC135641515 gene encoding myosin-binding protein 2-like, translating into MAANKFATVLHRNGNKIAVVLAYAVLEWTLILLLLLNGLFAYLIARFADFFGLKPPCVFCSRVDHYFEHRADGRGRRQRGACRDLLCDEHAAEVAGMGYCARHQRLAEAGDMCEDCCPSSSRPVETAVLSWMKRSEEGAKDLRCSCCDVVIESGFYSPYLFFKPYWDVSENDQKGNSVEEIAVGDREEGFEEDAIFGREKVKKWELVPPDPSDRCHEKEEDDDEEKVGRKEATCAADSERAAEEQEEEEALIQSSDACCLVDDPSFEVLTRRLGNICDDDEERLVPVQLIDSATMTKSPASFVLSKQRQQELGLVGGEKDGGVVDIGSIAEERKPVAFAAERTDAMALDIGSITEKNGLDSFTKMADIVEVNPLGNVGAVQEAKVLDVGCVMEEVKPLASDAGSDDIFGENCSVDVAADQHADDVDMRSMATEVSAGEAADTVTDNSSDIHEAQQCAMTVDERSISEEKALPSSKQKADTIEESSSEMDGAQQLTISGEEKALASPEERADTIVENFSEMNGVQQCEITLDTGSVLEDEKIPLSRMEGDDIVKQNSIYLHASSDHQTIAPQATSVRSLEDVVQVESLRSAEDLPETKDFEEDNKLIDVDTGCGISTGSEICNQENSDHAHPLEPILLSERSKDQLSESYNEMTTIDQEILVTETEPMVVTAAQRPDHVAVFADNNEIEEERVPETPTYLDGIHGLIKSFFLGRRESGTESLDGSVAGEFEGCDTLTVDQLKAALKAEQKALSALYTELEEERSASAIAANQTMAMITRLQQEKAAMQMEALQYQRMMEEQSDYDQEALQLLNELMMKREKEKQDLEKELEVYRKKILRYKAKESRQTAKHKVNGIAGTFSTSSSAEDSDDLSFEVHEGNGFAYDPDENNQNTLVDDVLSSGANQGTATHTITLRESLDDFEEERLSILEQLKALESELLTLDDEDSHDSDAIEHITDESCHVSNGNYGPSGDDLHDDANGLSVDLEASRNLHGEQRSSGCNGKRLLPLFDAISEENEAAVDASTKTNSYLAEKQKKLAIVEELDNIHERLHALEGDREFIKHCIGSLKKGDKGIHLLQEILEHLRDLRSVELRARNSCNALVSLMA
- the LOC103988281 gene encoding uncharacterized protein LOC103988281 isoform X1, which translates into the protein MSNTMEDSGAILREISSFKDMLDQVNEEIEKNIQRTREIESEILKLSEIEDGHIMRECELSKIITIRGFELEASIQVAAISRASAESMERESGSLKINRDIIEKRIYDKREKFILQCCEFQDDMTIAKNNELSRLLSEKKALENEKQTVTKKMTALENSTEELIEEILQEIHKSNSALDAEIHNQRSEYMGVIDDINDLRILLGSISSFEDS